One Candidatus Nitronauta litoralis genomic window, GAAATACAAGGAGCTGTTAATAGCGTTTCAAATGGAAAGTGCATTTTCCAAAGAGGAAATTCTGGAGGCCTACTGCAACCAGGTATATTTTGGCAGTGGGGCTTATGGGGTTGAAGAAGCATCCCTCCAGTATTTTGGGAAACGGGCTCGTGATCTCACTCTTCTCCAGGCAGCGCTTTTGGCCGGTCTACCCAATTCCCCAAATTATCGAAATCCATATAACAATCTTGATCGCGCAATGGAACGGGCAAATTATGTGCTCAAGCGTCTCGTGGAGCTTAGGTTTATAACCCAAAGTGAAATGAATGCCACATTGAACGAGCCGCTGGAGCTGGTACCTCCTAAACAGGAAACCAACCCGAACCTTTATTTTGTCAATTTTGTTATTGAAAAACTTGAAAAAAAATACGGAAAGGATTTTGTGCATTTTGGGGGGCTGAAAATATTTACTACGCTGGACTCCAGGTTTCAAAGTTTGGCCCAATTGTCTGTTGAAACCCACCTCACTGCTCTGGAAAAAAGGTTAAAACCGGAACTTGATGGATTGCATCCATTGCAGGCCGCGTTGGTTTCGATAGAAAATAAAACAGGTGCTGTACGGGCCATGCTTGGGGGTCGGAAATACTCGCAAAGCCAGTTTAATCGTGCTGTTTCCAATATACGAATGCCTGGTTCCTCTTTTAAGCCATTTGTATATTTTACTGCAATGGAACACCTTGGGCTAAACCCCGCAAGTGTTGTTGTGGACGAAGCGGTAACCATTCCGGTGCCGGGCTCAAAACCCTGGCAGCCAAAAAATTTCAACGATTCTTATGAAGGTCCCATCGTTCTAAAAAAAGCGTTAATGCGATCACTCAATGTAGTTTCTGCCAAATTGATTCACCAGGTTACTCCCCAAAGAGTGATCAAGACTGCAAAGCAGTTTGGAATAACCAGTCCGCTGGGACCACATCTTTCATTGGCTCTCGGTACCTCAGGGGTTTCTCCAATCGAGATGGCATCAGCCTATAGTGTCATAGCCAATTTGGGTGTAGTGAATGAGCCGTACTTAATTCAAAGAGTGGAAGATTACCGAGGAAACCCACTCTATGAGCATTTTTATCATGGTGTTCAAAAGTTTTCGCAAAAAGCTATTTATCCTTTGTTGGATATGATGACAGGTGTGGTGGAGCAGGGAACCGGTAGAGTAGTGCGTCGAATGGGCTTCAAGCATCCTGCTGGTGGAAAAACCGGAACCACAAATGATTTTAAAGATGCCTGGTTCAACGGATTTACCAAAGACCTGTCTACCAGCGTATGGGTGGGAAAAGATAATAACCTCCCCATGCTGGACAAAAATGACAAAGGAATGACAGGAGCTTCTGCCGCTGCTCCTATCTGGACATATTTCATGCAAAAGGCGTTAAAAGATAAATCACGGGTGAAGTTTCCAGTTCCGGATGGAATCCGGTTTGCGAGGGTTGACGCTACCACCGGTTACCTTGCGACAGCTAATATGCCAAATACTCTGGAGGTGGCCGTCAAGTTGGAGACTCCACTTCAGATGGCTCCAATTTTTAATGAAACCAGGGGAGAAGTGGATGAGTTGGTTCCCGCGCCTCCTTTAACAGGGCAGTCTGAGACAAATGGTATACCAGGGTTTTAAATTTATTTTTGTTCGCATGGGCGTTGTGGTGATGCTTGTGATTACCTGCGGTTATGGTGTTCTGTTTGCCCTTCACGAAGTTTTTTTCCAGGGCATGCAGGTAGACGACTCCGTTCTGAAATGGTCCCTGTTGGGAACTTCTATGGTGGTGGGTTTCATTGCATTTGGGTTTATTGGAGATTGGCGTTTTGCCAATGCGCTCGCGGGTCTACGTGAAATTGATATTAAAGCTGGGCGAGAAGGGGTCACCCACCGCTTTGAAAACCTGATCGACTTTACACGTTCTTCCTATTTCTGGCCTGGAACAGGTAAGCGTTTGCGGCAGAGGGCTCTGAGAGAATATGCAGAGTATCTACTGGCAACCGGGGTTGAGGACTCTGAAGCCCAGCGCATTTTTTTGCAAGCCTTCCTGCGTGATCCTGAAGACAAGCGTTTTCGGGATGTAATGGTGTCTTCGCTGACTCGTAAAGTCGACCCAAGCTCGAAGGAAATTGATATTTTGCTATTAATTTTGCAGGCGCAGCATTACGAGGACAAACCGCTCGTAGAGTTTCTTGCCAACTACTTTCTGGAACAGGATCTTTTCACGCATAAATCGGAACCTGTTTTCCGAAAGGCATTGGAACTGAAAACCGGCGCACATAAGAAAATAGCGCGTTTCATGTTGCCGATTCTACTGGCAAAGAAAAAAAACGACACGCATACCATTGAGTTTTATCTTTACGCTCTTCCAGAGGCTAACCCGGAACAAAAAGAAAAGTTGATGGAAATGATCGGGTATTGCTATGCCGAGAAGAGGTTTGAAACCGGAGACCCGGTTTTGCACCAAAAATGTGGAGAAGTGTTTTCGGAATTAAACCCCAGAGTTCGTGGTGCCCTTATTGACAGGGCGGAAGAATCCCGATTGGGAGGAAAGTGGAAACGCGTCAGGTTATTTACCTCGGAAGACCAGAAAGTATTAAAAGAGCTTTTGGTCAAAACAGGTATTGTCAAACCTTGGGGGCGTTATATCAGGGAGTTTTTCAGCTGGGTTTTTAATTCCATTTTGTTAGGTTTAAAAGCTTTGGTTCTCAAGGCTATGGATGGGGTACATCAGCTTGGCGGGCAGCCAACCCGGGTGAAATTCGGGGTTTTTGGTTTTGCTGTGTTTCTTTTTCTTGTGGGTGCCGCTATGGTTGACTGGCAACTTAAAACCCCAGAACCGTTACCCGATGAAAGTGAAGGGGTCGAATGGGAACAGAAGGCGACTCCCAAGCCGGTCCCATCTGCTGACAATAGAACCTACACCATCCAGGTGGCGGCTGTGACCACACAGGCCAAAGCAGATAAATTGATCAAAGCCATCCAGAGAAACAGCATAGACGGGGCCTATATTCTTAAAGTTGAGCGGAAAAAAGGCGGATACTGGTATAAGATACGGGTCGGCACTTTCGACACAAAAGATCAGGCTCGTTCAATAGCGGATCGAATGGTGCAGCTCAGATTAATTCGCAACTATTTTCTTATCGCCATAAAGCAACCTGCCAAGTCTTCCTGAGGCCAGATTTTTTCAAACCAGGAAACTCAGGTTCGCTTTAGAGGGCCTTTCCCAAATGACTCCTATTTCCATTGATCTCCAAAATTTAAGTCAGTTGATTTGTGGGGATACCCTTGCTGAATGTCAGAAAAAAATAGCTGAAATCCACCATCAAATGGAAAAAGGGGAGGGGCTCGGTAGTGAATTTCTAGGCTGGCTTCACCTTCCTTCAAAAACTTCAGAAAGCTTGCTGGAAGAAATTTCAAAAGAAGCCGATCGACTTCGTAATCTCGTTGATGTAGTTGTCTGTATTGGTATCGGAGGGTCCTACCTGGGGGCCAAGGCTGCTTTGACATTTTGTTCCCACACTTTCGGGAATCAGATTTCGAGGTACAAAAGGGGTGGCCCAGAGATTTATTTTGCAGGGCATGCCATCAGTTCGGATTACCTCTCCGACCTTATTGATGCAATAGGTGACCGTCCTTTTGCTCTCAATGTCATTTCGAAATCCGGGACCACAACAGAACCTGCTCTTGCCTTCAGGGTTTTGAAGCAGCACCTGGAGAGGCGCTTTGGTATTGATGGGGCGAAACAGCGGATTGTAGTCACAACAGACAGTCAACGCGGTGCCTTAAAGGAATTGGCTGATAGTGAAGGTTACCCTGCTTTTGTGATTCCAGATGATGTGGGAGGGCGCTTTTCTGTATTGACTCCAGTCGGTTTGCTTCCTATTGCAATTGCAGGAATTTCCATAAAGGAATTAATGGCAGGGGCTCGTGAAATGGAGCAGTTGAGCACTGAGACTGCAGATTTACTTGGGAATCCTGCCTACCGCTATGCCGCCGTTCGCCATGCGCTTTATAAGCAGGGTAAAACTCTGGAGGTGATGTCGGGTTTTCATCCTTCTTTAGAGTTTATTCTGGAGTGGTGGAAACAATTAGCGGGTGAAAGTGAAGGTAAAGAAGGAAAGGGGATATTTCCTGCTTCTGTGCTGTTCACAACGGACTTGCATTCACTTGGCCAATGGATACAAGAGGGCCAACGCAACCTGTTTGAAACGTTTATGACGATTGAAAAATCCAATAAAGACCTCAAGGTCCCAGCCTTTGCCGGGGATGGGGACGGGTTGTCTTATCTTGA contains:
- a CDS encoding glucose-6-phosphate isomerase, yielding MTPISIDLQNLSQLICGDTLAECQKKIAEIHHQMEKGEGLGSEFLGWLHLPSKTSESLLEEISKEADRLRNLVDVVVCIGIGGSYLGAKAALTFCSHTFGNQISRYKRGGPEIYFAGHAISSDYLSDLIDAIGDRPFALNVISKSGTTTEPALAFRVLKQHLERRFGIDGAKQRIVVTTDSQRGALKELADSEGYPAFVIPDDVGGRFSVLTPVGLLPIAIAGISIKELMAGAREMEQLSTETADLLGNPAYRYAAVRHALYKQGKTLEVMSGFHPSLEFILEWWKQLAGESEGKEGKGIFPASVLFTTDLHSLGQWIQEGQRNLFETFMTIEKSNKDLKVPAFAGDGDGLSYLEGKSLDFINEKAYKGTVEAHLEGGVPNLTLQLRDRSPRTLGALFYFFQRAIAMSGYLLEVNPFDQPGVEFYKRNMFRLLGKPGYGKE
- a CDS encoding SPOR domain-containing protein, whose protein sequence is MVYQGFKFIFVRMGVVVMLVITCGYGVLFALHEVFFQGMQVDDSVLKWSLLGTSMVVGFIAFGFIGDWRFANALAGLREIDIKAGREGVTHRFENLIDFTRSSYFWPGTGKRLRQRALREYAEYLLATGVEDSEAQRIFLQAFLRDPEDKRFRDVMVSSLTRKVDPSSKEIDILLLILQAQHYEDKPLVEFLANYFLEQDLFTHKSEPVFRKALELKTGAHKKIARFMLPILLAKKKNDTHTIEFYLYALPEANPEQKEKLMEMIGYCYAEKRFETGDPVLHQKCGEVFSELNPRVRGALIDRAEESRLGGKWKRVRLFTSEDQKVLKELLVKTGIVKPWGRYIREFFSWVFNSILLGLKALVLKAMDGVHQLGGQPTRVKFGVFGFAVFLFLVGAAMVDWQLKTPEPLPDESEGVEWEQKATPKPVPSADNRTYTIQVAAVTTQAKADKLIKAIQRNSIDGAYILKVERKKGGYWYKIRVGTFDTKDQARSIADRMVQLRLIRNYFLIAIKQPAKSS
- a CDS encoding PBP1A family penicillin-binding protein produces the protein MKSFLQNLVFGIYVFILIGFFGVVGIYHMVKDQLPQLPDSLEKIALSLPTEVYSADGEVMKVLGERHPISLKEVSPHFTKAIVATEDSRFWDHHGLDHIGMIRATIANLKAGRIVQGGSTITQQLSKNLFFAFDRVWIRKYKELLIAFQMESAFSKEEILEAYCNQVYFGSGAYGVEEASLQYFGKRARDLTLLQAALLAGLPNSPNYRNPYNNLDRAMERANYVLKRLVELRFITQSEMNATLNEPLELVPPKQETNPNLYFVNFVIEKLEKKYGKDFVHFGGLKIFTTLDSRFQSLAQLSVETHLTALEKRLKPELDGLHPLQAALVSIENKTGAVRAMLGGRKYSQSQFNRAVSNIRMPGSSFKPFVYFTAMEHLGLNPASVVVDEAVTIPVPGSKPWQPKNFNDSYEGPIVLKKALMRSLNVVSAKLIHQVTPQRVIKTAKQFGITSPLGPHLSLALGTSGVSPIEMASAYSVIANLGVVNEPYLIQRVEDYRGNPLYEHFYHGVQKFSQKAIYPLLDMMTGVVEQGTGRVVRRMGFKHPAGGKTGTTNDFKDAWFNGFTKDLSTSVWVGKDNNLPMLDKNDKGMTGASAAAPIWTYFMQKALKDKSRVKFPVPDGIRFARVDATTGYLATANMPNTLEVAVKLETPLQMAPIFNETRGEVDELVPAPPLTGQSETNGIPGF